The following are from one region of the Cystobacter ferrugineus genome:
- a CDS encoding DUF2892 domain-containing protein translates to MESWNQSSADAARMHVSQEVNRRIDAKVERCVRHMAEQEDHSIISRYLEGLEKEWDLNRVVMVAASAVSLVGCVVAPPRSGAWRLVGGVAAGLLLQQGVFGFSPLSLLARRLGVRSRREIDLEKFALKALRGDFMRIPHEGGPLARANAALVAAQSD, encoded by the coding sequence ATGGAATCCTGGAATCAGAGTTCGGCTGATGCCGCGCGCATGCACGTGTCGCAGGAGGTGAACCGTCGCATCGACGCCAAGGTGGAGCGGTGCGTGCGGCACATGGCGGAGCAGGAGGACCACTCCATCATCAGCCGCTACCTGGAGGGGCTGGAGAAGGAGTGGGACCTGAACCGGGTGGTGATGGTGGCCGCGTCGGCGGTGTCGCTCGTGGGGTGCGTGGTGGCGCCGCCGCGCAGCGGGGCGTGGCGGCTGGTGGGCGGGGTGGCGGCGGGGCTGCTGTTGCAGCAGGGGGTGTTTGGCTTCAGTCCCCTGTCGCTGCTCGCGCGCCGGCTGGGGGTGCGCAGCCGGAGGGAGATCGATCTGGAGAAGTTCGCTCTCAAGGCGCTCCGGGGGGACTTCATGCGGATTCCGCACGAGGGCGGCCCCCTGGCGCGGGCGAACGCCGCGCTGGTGGCCGCCCAGTCCGACTGA